A window of Candidatus Schekmanbacteria bacterium contains these coding sequences:
- a CDS encoding sigma 54-interacting transcriptional regulator gives MEKNYGLILDNIPDGILVMDIQKHITFINSAANRLLGVNPGTVIGRICGSVCKFASCRNNCLLERTLQTGENINNYETEILTPEGNLIAVSINNSLLFDSSGKPSGSVHVMRDISQVKFLTEKIEEKYSFNNIVAKNYKMKEIFEILPAVAQTKTTVLIEGESGTGKELIAEAIHYNSPRKGGAFVKVNCGALAEGILESELFGHVKGAFTGAINNKIGRFELANNGTIFLDEVGDMSQGLQVKLLRILQNEEFEKVGSTKNQRIDVRVIAATNRNLEELIKKGEFREDLYFRLSVVPIMLPPLRERRDDVPLLIKHFMLKLNKKLSRNVNNISPKAMEFLMNYEYPGNVRELENILEHCIVVCRDNTILIEHFPKKLFNISSDPLEKALASDDPMRIVEKDVITRILKQSNWRYQEVAKKLNISRTSLWRKMKTLEIRKP, from the coding sequence ATGGAAAAAAATTATGGTCTTATTCTTGATAATATTCCTGATGGAATACTTGTAATGGATATCCAAAAACATATTACATTTATTAATTCAGCTGCAAACAGGCTTCTCGGGGTAAATCCTGGCACAGTGATTGGCAGGATATGCGGGAGCGTTTGCAAGTTTGCAAGCTGCAGAAACAACTGTCTTCTTGAGAGAACGCTCCAGACCGGAGAGAACATTAATAATTATGAGACTGAGATATTGACTCCTGAAGGGAATCTTATAGCTGTTAGCATAAACAACTCTCTTCTTTTTGACAGCTCAGGCAAACCCTCCGGTTCTGTCCATGTTATGAGGGATATCTCGCAGGTTAAATTCCTCACCGAGAAAATAGAAGAGAAATATTCTTTCAACAATATTGTTGCTAAAAACTACAAGATGAAAGAGATATTCGAGATTCTTCCGGCAGTCGCACAGACAAAAACCACTGTTCTCATAGAGGGTGAGAGCGGCACAGGAAAGGAACTTATTGCTGAAGCAATACACTATAACAGTCCGCGCAAGGGTGGGGCGTTTGTAAAAGTTAACTGCGGGGCCCTTGCCGAAGGGATCCTTGAAAGCGAGCTGTTCGGACATGTGAAAGGAGCATTCACAGGGGCGATAAACAATAAGATAGGAAGGTTTGAGCTAGCCAATAACGGGACTATCTTTCTTGATGAAGTCGGGGATATGAGCCAGGGCCTTCAGGTTAAACTTCTCAGGATTTTACAGAATGAGGAGTTCGAGAAGGTCGGGAGCACTAAAAACCAGCGCATTGATGTGAGAGTGATTGCAGCAACAAACCGCAATCTTGAAGAACTTATAAAGAAGGGGGAATTCAGGGAAGACCTTTATTTCAGACTTAGCGTTGTTCCTATCATGCTTCCTCCATTAAGGGAACGCAGAGATGACGTCCCGCTTCTTATAAAGCATTTCATGTTAAAGCTTAACAAAAAACTCTCAAGAAACGTCAATAATATATCCCCGAAGGCAATGGAGTTTCTCATGAATTATGAATATCCCGGAAATGTAAGAGAACTTGAGAATATCCTTGAGCATTGTATAGTGGTGTGCAGAGACAACACAATCCTCATAGAGCATTTTCCTAAAAAGCTGTTCAATATTTCCTCTGATCCTCTTGAAAAAGCCCTTGCAAGCGATGATCCCATGAGAATAGTTGAGAAAGATGTTATCACACGCATATTGAAGCAGAGTAACTGGCGTTACCAGGAAGTCGCAAAAAAGCTTAACATAAGCAGAACATCGCTTTGGAGAAAAATGAAAACTCTTGAAATAAGGAAGCCTTGA
- a CDS encoding nitroreductase family protein: MDIDAAIKTRRSVRQFKQDPVSKELLEKVVESALWAPSYMDWQNWYYVILGGDEKDKIYRVLEDSFKKVITSLDDEASEDIKKRTRHFLEATNHAPNLIVVFSDINFTETPEALFSVAASVQNLLLSAHSYGLGACWISSAVYVAEELCEVLGVLDKELMGVITIGYPLEVPEPTPRKPGRVVWADVDG, encoded by the coding sequence ATGGACATTGATGCTGCGATAAAGACAAGAAGAAGTGTCCGCCAGTTTAAACAGGATCCTGTTAGCAAAGAGCTGCTCGAAAAGGTAGTAGAGTCAGCATTGTGGGCGCCATCTTATATGGACTGGCAGAATTGGTATTATGTCATCCTTGGAGGCGATGAAAAAGATAAAATATACCGTGTCCTTGAAGACTCTTTTAAAAAAGTAATCACATCTCTTGATGATGAAGCTTCAGAGGATATTAAAAAAAGGACCCGCCATTTTCTCGAAGCAACAAATCATGCTCCTAATCTAATTGTGGTGTTTTCAGATATTAACTTCACTGAAACACCGGAAGCACTTTTCTCTGTGGCGGCAAGCGTTCAGAACCTTCTTCTTTCAGCCCATTCTTATGGGCTTGGTGCATGCTGGATCTCGAGTGCAGTTTATGTGGCAGAGGAGCTTTGTGAAGTGCTCGGTGTATTAGATAAGGAACTTATGGGTGTGATCACTATCGGATACCCCCTTGAAGTGCCTGAACCAACTCCACGCAAGCCAGGCAGGGTTGTCTGGGCAGATGTCGATGGTTGA
- a CDS encoding cytochrome B5 — protein sequence MKEFTLEELSKFNGKDGGKAYVAYNGNIYDLTGSSYWNDGLHMGMHEAGIDLTDEMGSAPHADDIFGEFQVVGTLVK from the coding sequence ATGAAAGAGTTTACACTGGAAGAGCTTTCAAAGTTCAATGGAAAAGACGGGGGGAAAGCGTACGTAGCTTATAATGGAAACATATATGATTTAACCGGCAGCAGTTATTGGAATGATGGTCTTCACATGGGAATGCATGAAGCAGGAATTGACCTCACTGATGAGATGGGCTCTGCTCCGCACGCTGACGACATATTTGGAGAATTTCAGGTAGTAGGAACGCTGGTTAAATAG
- a CDS encoding TetR/AcrR family transcriptional regulator: MKKIDRRERIVDSALEIFSRNGYKDTTIREIAKKAGVGLGTTFYYFKDKDDLFYSVIFREVEKERKKVLEKLDEIAKKEKNPYKLLKKRLFNSIETLEQNELLKKIFLKDPSLVIPFIHDKFHLQYLSRMISGLELLINDGIKQGYLKKVDTKMAAFSIISVLNSFLFSSVAEREKIDIGKLIKFSGNLIIDGMAKNPLNEDGD, translated from the coding sequence ATGAAAAAAATTGACCGAAGAGAACGAATTGTAGACTCTGCACTTGAGATATTCAGCAGAAATGGCTACAAGGACACAACCATCAGGGAAATAGCAAAAAAGGCGGGCGTGGGTCTTGGAACCACTTTTTATTATTTCAAAGATAAGGATGATCTTTTTTACTCAGTTATTTTCCGCGAAGTTGAAAAAGAAAGAAAAAAAGTCCTCGAAAAACTTGATGAAATAGCCAAGAAAGAGAAAAACCCATATAAACTTCTAAAAAAAAGGCTGTTCAATTCGATTGAAACTCTTGAGCAAAATGAACTGCTGAAGAAGATATTTCTCAAAGACCCCAGCCTGGTCATCCCATTCATTCATGATAAGTTTCATCTGCAGTATCTGAGTAGAATGATAAGCGGACTTGAGCTCCTCATTAATGACGGCATAAAGCAGGGATATCTAAAAAAGGTTGATACAAAGATGGCTGCTTTTTCCATTATAAGCGTGCTGAATAGCTTTTTGTTTTCATCTGTCGCGGAGAGGGAAAAAATAGATATAGGAAAGCTTATCAAGTTTTCAGGCAACCTCATCATTGACGGAATGGCAAAAAATCCTCTTAATGAGGATGGCGACTAA
- the bamD gene encoding outer membrane protein assembly factor BamD, producing MNRKRFGFYSLIAITMIFFYAGCATPPVTNNMTVMELFAYGKKLLDKEDYKNAVEVYKKVKFNFPDSKRVATARLKAADTYYRDEKYEESAAEYKEFTKYHSANAQVPFAYYRAGMCNFNQILSADLDQTATEEAIKNFSVVIDEYQHSPYADIAKDRKYFCERRIADHEYFIGRFYYITQQYRPTIKRLTSFIDTFGDSRMKMRAMGLLAEALWKDEENEKALKTYKEIAILYPNTAYSKRARQMLRLYGREYEVELP from the coding sequence ATGAACCGTAAAAGATTTGGTTTCTACTCTTTGATAGCTATCACCATGATTTTCTTCTATGCAGGATGCGCGACTCCGCCTGTGACTAATAACATGACAGTGATGGAGCTATTTGCTTACGGAAAAAAACTTCTCGATAAAGAAGATTATAAAAATGCAGTTGAGGTTTATAAAAAAGTTAAATTCAATTTTCCTGATAGCAAAAGGGTTGCTACTGCAAGACTTAAGGCAGCAGATACATATTACAGAGATGAAAAATATGAGGAATCTGCCGCAGAGTATAAGGAGTTTACCAAGTACCATTCAGCAAATGCTCAGGTGCCGTTTGCTTATTACAGGGCAGGTATGTGCAATTTCAACCAGATACTTTCTGCCGACCTTGATCAGACAGCCACTGAAGAGGCAATCAAGAATTTCTCTGTCGTAATTGATGAGTATCAGCATAGTCCCTATGCTGATATAGCAAAAGATCGGAAATATTTTTGCGAACGGAGGATTGCCGACCATGAATATTTTATAGGAAGATTTTATTATATCACTCAGCAGTACAGGCCAACCATAAAAAGGCTTACCTCATTTATTGATACATTTGGAGACAGTAGGATGAAGATGCGCGCTATGGGACTTTTGGCGGAAGCTCTCTGGAAGGACGAGGAAAATGAAAAAGCTCTTAAGACCTACAAGGAGATCGCCATACTGTATCCGAATACAGCTTACAGCAAACGAGCCAGGCAGATGTTACGTCTTTATGGAAGGGAATATGAAGTGGAATTGCCCTGA